The sequence TTCCGCAGCGAAGGTGTCGCTGTCGGAGACTTCAATCACGACGGCCGCAACGACATCGCGGCAGGCTACGTCTACTACGCCGCCCCCGACTGGAAGATGCACTCGGTCGTCGAGAATCCCAAGGATTATGACCCCAACGCCTATAGCAATAGTTTCTGCACCTGGGCCGACGACGTGAACGGCGACGGCTGGCACGACTTGCTGGTGGTCGACTTCCCCGGCGCACAAACGTGGTACTTCGAGAATCCGCAGGCGGCCACCGGCCCGTGGAAGCGTCACGTCGCTACTCCGGTGACAAACAATGAGAGCCCCACCTATCTTGATGTCGACGGTGACGGCCGCCGCGAACTGGTGCTGGGCTATTCGCTGGATCCGGCGAATCCTGACGGCCCAGACCGCTGGTTCGGACTGGCGCGACGACTGGCCGATCCGGCAACGCCGTGGAAACTGCAAGCCATCTCGGCCAAGGGGGCACCGTGTACCGGCAAGTTCGTTCACGGACTCGGCGTAGGAGACATCAATAAGGATGGACGCAACGACGTCCTCGTCAAGGAGGGCTGGTGGGAAGCCCCGCCGAACGATAGCGCCGCAGTCGAATGGCAATTCCATGCAGCCCCACTGAGCGAGGACTGCGCACAAATGCACGTCTACGATTACGATGGCGACGGAGACAACGACGTGCTCAGTTC is a genomic window of Pirellulales bacterium containing:
- a CDS encoding VCBS repeat-containing protein — its product is MRYVMALALLLVILTSDPAPAAEKGPKISFKRAQLDSKFRSEGVAVGDFNHDGRNDIAAGYVYYAAPDWKMHSVVENPKDYDPNAYSNSFCTWADDVNGDGWHDLLVVDFPGAQTWYFENPQAATGPWKRHVATPVTNNESPTYLDVDGDGRRELVLGYSLDPANPDGPDRWFGLARRLADPATPWKLQAISAKGAPCTGKFVHGLGVGDINKDGRNDVLVKEGWWEAPPNDSAAVEWQFHAAPLSEDCAQMHVYDYDGDGDNDVLSSAAHQLGIWWHEQTPEGWKTHLIDRSFSQTHALEQVDINGDGLPDFVTGKRYWAHGPKGDVDPGAPAVLYWFELTRKDGKPVWIPHQIDNDSGVGTQFEVADVNGDGLLDVVTSNKKGTYYFEQARD